A region from the Canis lupus dingo isolate Sandy chromosome 9, ASM325472v2, whole genome shotgun sequence genome encodes:
- the RSKR gene encoding ribosomal protein S6 kinase-related protein isoform X8, translated as MGTVSCRQGQHAPVAASHKQGGNIQGAWVRGWKSLWSGVGTTRSGLEELWGLRRHQCLHQEPPELAPLLIEKPLSEWPVPQFVNLFLPEFPIRPLRGHHQLKILGLVAKGSFGTVLKVLDCGQKAVFAVKVGIQVVPKVKVLQRDILRQCKEEVSIQRQIKHPFVHSLGDSWQGKRHLFINFWYFAVCSYCSTDLYSLWSSVGCFAEASIRLFAAELVLVLCYLHDLGIIHRDVKMENILLDEQGHLKLTDFGLSRHLPQGARAYTICGTLQYMAPEVLSGGPYNHAADWWSLGVLLFSLATGKFPVAAERDHVAMLSSVTYYDSEIPSSLNQGLSLLLHEKKLGHRHTLKEDQVKIQGDDSYLQASGKSLRRNQLC; from the exons ATGGGAACAGTGAGCTGTCGGCAGGGGCAACATGCCCCGGTGGCTGCTTCTCATAAG CAGGGTGGCAAcatccagggtgcctgggtccGAGGCTGGAAGAGCCTCTGGTCAGGTGTGGGGACTACCAGGTCAGGTCTGGAAGAGTTGTGGGGACTACGGAGACATCAGTGCCTACACCAGGAACCCCCGGAGCTGGCCCCATTGCTAATAGAGAAGCCTCTGTCTGAGTGGCCAGTGCCTCAGTTCGTCAACCTTTTTCTGCCGGAGTTTCCCATTAGGCCCCTGAGGGGGCATCACCAGCTGAAG ATTTTAGGCCTTGTGGCTAAAGGCTCCTTTGGAACAGTCCTCAAAGTGCTAGATTGTGGCCAGAAAGCAGTATTTGCAGTGAAGGTAGGGATCCAG GTGGTGCCCAAGGTAAAGGTCCTACAGAGAGACATCCTGAGGCAATGCAAAGAGGAAGTTAGCATCCAG CGACAGATCAAGCATCCTTTTGTACACAGTTTGGGGGACAGCTGGCAGGGAAAACGGCACCTCTTCATTA ACTTCTGGTACTTTGCAGTGTGCAGCTACTGCAGTACAGATCTGTACTCCCTCTGGTCCTCTGTTGGCTGCTTTGCTGAGGCTTCCATCCGCCTCTTTGCTGCTGAACTGGTTCTGGTGCTGT GTTACCTCCATGACTTGGGCATTATCCATCGAGATGTGAAG ATGGAGAATATCCTTCTGGATGAACAAG GCCATCTGAAACTGACAGATTTTGGTCTGTCTCGCCACCTACCCCAGGGAGCCCGAGCCTATACTATTTGTGGCACTCTTCAGTACATGG CCCCAGAGGTCCTGAGTGGAGGGCCTTACAACCATGCTGCTGATTGGTGGTCCCTGGGtgtcttgcttttctctctggcaACTGGGAAG TTCCCAGTGGCTGCAGAGAGAGATCATGTGGCCATGTTGTCAAGTGTGACCTACTATGATTCTGAGATCCCATCTTCTCTTAACCAGGGGCTCTCACTCCTGCTCCATGAG aagaaattaggacacagacacacactgaaGGAAGACCAAGTGAAGATACAGGGAGATGACAGCTATCTACAAGCCAGTGGgaaaagcctcagaagaaaccaactctgctga
- the RSKR gene encoding ribosomal protein S6 kinase-related protein isoform X5 translates to MGTVSCRQGQHAPVAASHKQGGNIQGAWVRGWKSLWSGVGTTRSGLEELWGLRRHQCLHQEPPELAPLLIEKPLSEWPVPQFVNLFLPEFPIRPLRGHHQLKILGLVAKGSFGTVLKVLDCGQKAVFAVKVVPKVKVLQRDILRQCKEEVSIQRQIKHPFVHSLGDSWQGKRHLFIMCSYCSTDLYSLWSSVGCFAEASIRLFAAELVLVLCYLHDLGIIHRDVKMENILLDEQGHLKLTDFGLSRHLPQGARAYTICGTLQYMAPEVLSGGPYNHAADWWSLGVLLFSLATGKFPVAAERDHVAMLSSVTYYDSEIPSSLNQGLSLLLHELLCQNPLHRLRYLHHFQVHPFFRGVAFDPELLRKQPMNFVMETQATQPTPSESMLFKDFDCNLESYLNHPSLA, encoded by the exons ATGGGAACAGTGAGCTGTCGGCAGGGGCAACATGCCCCGGTGGCTGCTTCTCATAAG CAGGGTGGCAAcatccagggtgcctgggtccGAGGCTGGAAGAGCCTCTGGTCAGGTGTGGGGACTACCAGGTCAGGTCTGGAAGAGTTGTGGGGACTACGGAGACATCAGTGCCTACACCAGGAACCCCCGGAGCTGGCCCCATTGCTAATAGAGAAGCCTCTGTCTGAGTGGCCAGTGCCTCAGTTCGTCAACCTTTTTCTGCCGGAGTTTCCCATTAGGCCCCTGAGGGGGCATCACCAGCTGAAG ATTTTAGGCCTTGTGGCTAAAGGCTCCTTTGGAACAGTCCTCAAAGTGCTAGATTGTGGCCAGAAAGCAGTATTTGCAGTGAAG GTGGTGCCCAAGGTAAAGGTCCTACAGAGAGACATCCTGAGGCAATGCAAAGAGGAAGTTAGCATCCAG CGACAGATCAAGCATCCTTTTGTACACAGTTTGGGGGACAGCTGGCAGGGAAAACGGCACCTCTTCATTA TGTGCAGCTACTGCAGTACAGATCTGTACTCCCTCTGGTCCTCTGTTGGCTGCTTTGCTGAGGCTTCCATCCGCCTCTTTGCTGCTGAACTGGTTCTGGTGCTGT GTTACCTCCATGACTTGGGCATTATCCATCGAGATGTGAAG ATGGAGAATATCCTTCTGGATGAACAAG GCCATCTGAAACTGACAGATTTTGGTCTGTCTCGCCACCTACCCCAGGGAGCCCGAGCCTATACTATTTGTGGCACTCTTCAGTACATGG CCCCAGAGGTCCTGAGTGGAGGGCCTTACAACCATGCTGCTGATTGGTGGTCCCTGGGtgtcttgcttttctctctggcaACTGGGAAG TTCCCAGTGGCTGCAGAGAGAGATCATGTGGCCATGTTGTCAAGTGTGACCTACTATGATTCTGAGATCCCATCTTCTCTTAACCAGGGGCTCTCACTCCTGCTCCATGAG CTCTTATGCCAGAATCCCCTCCATCGACTACGTTACTTGCATCACTTCCAGGTCCACCCTTTCTTTCGGGGTGTGGCCTTTGACCCAGAGCTCCTCCGGAAGCAGCCAATGAACTTTGTCATGGAGACACAAGCTACTCAGCCCACTCCATCGGAATCCATGCTTTTCAAGGATTTTGACTGTAACCTGGAGTCCTACCTGAACCATCCCAGCCTTGCTTGA
- the RSKR gene encoding ribosomal protein S6 kinase-related protein isoform X12, translating into MGTVSCRQGQHAPVAASHKILGLVAKGSFGTVLKVLDCGQKAVFAVKVVPKVKVLQRDILRQCKEEVSIQRQIKHPFVHSLGDSWQGKRHLFINFWYFAVCSYCSTDLYSLWSSVGCFAEASIRLFAAELVLVLCYLHDLGIIHRDVKMENILLDEQGHLKLTDFGLSRHLPQGARAYTICGTLQYMAPEVLSGGPYNHAADWWSLGVLLFSLATGKFPVAAERDHVAMLSSVTYYDSEIPSSLNQGLSLLLHELLCQNPLHRLRYLHHFQVHPFFRGVAFDPELLRKQPMNFVMETQATQPTPSESMLFKDFDCNLESYLNHPSLA; encoded by the exons ATGGGAACAGTGAGCTGTCGGCAGGGGCAACATGCCCCGGTGGCTGCTTCTCATAAG ATTTTAGGCCTTGTGGCTAAAGGCTCCTTTGGAACAGTCCTCAAAGTGCTAGATTGTGGCCAGAAAGCAGTATTTGCAGTGAAG GTGGTGCCCAAGGTAAAGGTCCTACAGAGAGACATCCTGAGGCAATGCAAAGAGGAAGTTAGCATCCAG CGACAGATCAAGCATCCTTTTGTACACAGTTTGGGGGACAGCTGGCAGGGAAAACGGCACCTCTTCATTA ACTTCTGGTACTTTGCAGTGTGCAGCTACTGCAGTACAGATCTGTACTCCCTCTGGTCCTCTGTTGGCTGCTTTGCTGAGGCTTCCATCCGCCTCTTTGCTGCTGAACTGGTTCTGGTGCTGT GTTACCTCCATGACTTGGGCATTATCCATCGAGATGTGAAG ATGGAGAATATCCTTCTGGATGAACAAG GCCATCTGAAACTGACAGATTTTGGTCTGTCTCGCCACCTACCCCAGGGAGCCCGAGCCTATACTATTTGTGGCACTCTTCAGTACATGG CCCCAGAGGTCCTGAGTGGAGGGCCTTACAACCATGCTGCTGATTGGTGGTCCCTGGGtgtcttgcttttctctctggcaACTGGGAAG TTCCCAGTGGCTGCAGAGAGAGATCATGTGGCCATGTTGTCAAGTGTGACCTACTATGATTCTGAGATCCCATCTTCTCTTAACCAGGGGCTCTCACTCCTGCTCCATGAG CTCTTATGCCAGAATCCCCTCCATCGACTACGTTACTTGCATCACTTCCAGGTCCACCCTTTCTTTCGGGGTGTGGCCTTTGACCCAGAGCTCCTCCGGAAGCAGCCAATGAACTTTGTCATGGAGACACAAGCTACTCAGCCCACTCCATCGGAATCCATGCTTTTCAAGGATTTTGACTGTAACCTGGAGTCCTACCTGAACCATCCCAGCCTTGCTTGA
- the RSKR gene encoding ribosomal protein S6 kinase-related protein isoform X11, producing the protein MGTVSCRQGQHAPVAASHKILGLVAKGSFGTVLKVLDCGQKAVFAVKVGIQVVPKVKVLQRDILRQCKEEVSIQRQIKHPFVHSLGDSWQGKRHLFINFWYFAVCSYCSTDLYSLWSSVGCFAEASIRLFAAELVLVLCYLHDLGIIHRDVKMENILLDEQGHLKLTDFGLSRHLPQGARAYTICGTLQYMAPEVLSGGPYNHAADWWSLGVLLFSLATGKFPVAAERDHVAMLSSVTYYDSEIPSSLNQGLSLLLHELLCQNPLHRLRYLHHFQVHPFFRGVAFDPELLRKQPMNFVMETQATQPTPSESMLFKDFDCNLESYLNHPSLA; encoded by the exons ATGGGAACAGTGAGCTGTCGGCAGGGGCAACATGCCCCGGTGGCTGCTTCTCATAAG ATTTTAGGCCTTGTGGCTAAAGGCTCCTTTGGAACAGTCCTCAAAGTGCTAGATTGTGGCCAGAAAGCAGTATTTGCAGTGAAGGTAGGGATCCAG GTGGTGCCCAAGGTAAAGGTCCTACAGAGAGACATCCTGAGGCAATGCAAAGAGGAAGTTAGCATCCAG CGACAGATCAAGCATCCTTTTGTACACAGTTTGGGGGACAGCTGGCAGGGAAAACGGCACCTCTTCATTA ACTTCTGGTACTTTGCAGTGTGCAGCTACTGCAGTACAGATCTGTACTCCCTCTGGTCCTCTGTTGGCTGCTTTGCTGAGGCTTCCATCCGCCTCTTTGCTGCTGAACTGGTTCTGGTGCTGT GTTACCTCCATGACTTGGGCATTATCCATCGAGATGTGAAG ATGGAGAATATCCTTCTGGATGAACAAG GCCATCTGAAACTGACAGATTTTGGTCTGTCTCGCCACCTACCCCAGGGAGCCCGAGCCTATACTATTTGTGGCACTCTTCAGTACATGG CCCCAGAGGTCCTGAGTGGAGGGCCTTACAACCATGCTGCTGATTGGTGGTCCCTGGGtgtcttgcttttctctctggcaACTGGGAAG TTCCCAGTGGCTGCAGAGAGAGATCATGTGGCCATGTTGTCAAGTGTGACCTACTATGATTCTGAGATCCCATCTTCTCTTAACCAGGGGCTCTCACTCCTGCTCCATGAG CTCTTATGCCAGAATCCCCTCCATCGACTACGTTACTTGCATCACTTCCAGGTCCACCCTTTCTTTCGGGGTGTGGCCTTTGACCCAGAGCTCCTCCGGAAGCAGCCAATGAACTTTGTCATGGAGACACAAGCTACTCAGCCCACTCCATCGGAATCCATGCTTTTCAAGGATTTTGACTGTAACCTGGAGTCCTACCTGAACCATCCCAGCCTTGCTTGA
- the RSKR gene encoding ribosomal protein S6 kinase-related protein isoform X7 produces the protein MPRWLLLIRSGLEELWGLRRHQCLHQEPPELAPLLIEKPLSEWPVPQFVNLFLPEFPIRPLRGHHQLKILGLVAKGSFGTVLKVLDCGQKAVFAVKVGIQVVPKVKVLQRDILRQCKEEVSIQRQIKHPFVHSLGDSWQGKRHLFINFWYFAVCSYCSTDLYSLWSSVGCFAEASIRLFAAELVLVLCYLHDLGIIHRDVKMENILLDEQGHLKLTDFGLSRHLPQGARAYTICGTLQYMAPEVLSGGPYNHAADWWSLGVLLFSLATGKFPVAAERDHVAMLSSVTYYDSEIPSSLNQGLSLLLHELLCQNPLHRLRYLHHFQVHPFFRGVAFDPELLRKQPMNFVMETQATQPTPSESMLFKDFDCNLESYLNHPSLA, from the exons ATGCCCCGGTGGCTGCTTCTCATAAG GTCAGGTCTGGAAGAGTTGTGGGGACTACGGAGACATCAGTGCCTACACCAGGAACCCCCGGAGCTGGCCCCATTGCTAATAGAGAAGCCTCTGTCTGAGTGGCCAGTGCCTCAGTTCGTCAACCTTTTTCTGCCGGAGTTTCCCATTAGGCCCCTGAGGGGGCATCACCAGCTGAAG ATTTTAGGCCTTGTGGCTAAAGGCTCCTTTGGAACAGTCCTCAAAGTGCTAGATTGTGGCCAGAAAGCAGTATTTGCAGTGAAGGTAGGGATCCAG GTGGTGCCCAAGGTAAAGGTCCTACAGAGAGACATCCTGAGGCAATGCAAAGAGGAAGTTAGCATCCAG CGACAGATCAAGCATCCTTTTGTACACAGTTTGGGGGACAGCTGGCAGGGAAAACGGCACCTCTTCATTA ACTTCTGGTACTTTGCAGTGTGCAGCTACTGCAGTACAGATCTGTACTCCCTCTGGTCCTCTGTTGGCTGCTTTGCTGAGGCTTCCATCCGCCTCTTTGCTGCTGAACTGGTTCTGGTGCTGT GTTACCTCCATGACTTGGGCATTATCCATCGAGATGTGAAG ATGGAGAATATCCTTCTGGATGAACAAG GCCATCTGAAACTGACAGATTTTGGTCTGTCTCGCCACCTACCCCAGGGAGCCCGAGCCTATACTATTTGTGGCACTCTTCAGTACATGG CCCCAGAGGTCCTGAGTGGAGGGCCTTACAACCATGCTGCTGATTGGTGGTCCCTGGGtgtcttgcttttctctctggcaACTGGGAAG TTCCCAGTGGCTGCAGAGAGAGATCATGTGGCCATGTTGTCAAGTGTGACCTACTATGATTCTGAGATCCCATCTTCTCTTAACCAGGGGCTCTCACTCCTGCTCCATGAG CTCTTATGCCAGAATCCCCTCCATCGACTACGTTACTTGCATCACTTCCAGGTCCACCCTTTCTTTCGGGGTGTGGCCTTTGACCCAGAGCTCCTCCGGAAGCAGCCAATGAACTTTGTCATGGAGACACAAGCTACTCAGCCCACTCCATCGGAATCCATGCTTTTCAAGGATTTTGACTGTAACCTGGAGTCCTACCTGAACCATCCCAGCCTTGCTTGA
- the RSKR gene encoding ribosomal protein S6 kinase-related protein isoform X6, with product MGTVSCRQGQHAPVAASHKGGNIQGAWVRGWKSLWSGVGTTRSGLEELWGLRRHQCLHQEPPELAPLLIEKPLSEWPVPQFVNLFLPEFPIRPLRGHHQLKILGLVAKGSFGTVLKVLDCGQKAVFAVKVVPKVKVLQRDILRQCKEEVSIQRQIKHPFVHSLGDSWQGKRHLFIMCSYCSTDLYSLWSSVGCFAEASIRLFAAELVLVLCYLHDLGIIHRDVKMENILLDEQGHLKLTDFGLSRHLPQGARAYTICGTLQYMAPEVLSGGPYNHAADWWSLGVLLFSLATGKFPVAAERDHVAMLSSVTYYDSEIPSSLNQGLSLLLHELLCQNPLHRLRYLHHFQVHPFFRGVAFDPELLRKQPMNFVMETQATQPTPSESMLFKDFDCNLESYLNHPSLA from the exons ATGGGAACAGTGAGCTGTCGGCAGGGGCAACATGCCCCGGTGGCTGCTTCTCATAAG GGTGGCAAcatccagggtgcctgggtccGAGGCTGGAAGAGCCTCTGGTCAGGTGTGGGGACTACCAGGTCAGGTCTGGAAGAGTTGTGGGGACTACGGAGACATCAGTGCCTACACCAGGAACCCCCGGAGCTGGCCCCATTGCTAATAGAGAAGCCTCTGTCTGAGTGGCCAGTGCCTCAGTTCGTCAACCTTTTTCTGCCGGAGTTTCCCATTAGGCCCCTGAGGGGGCATCACCAGCTGAAG ATTTTAGGCCTTGTGGCTAAAGGCTCCTTTGGAACAGTCCTCAAAGTGCTAGATTGTGGCCAGAAAGCAGTATTTGCAGTGAAG GTGGTGCCCAAGGTAAAGGTCCTACAGAGAGACATCCTGAGGCAATGCAAAGAGGAAGTTAGCATCCAG CGACAGATCAAGCATCCTTTTGTACACAGTTTGGGGGACAGCTGGCAGGGAAAACGGCACCTCTTCATTA TGTGCAGCTACTGCAGTACAGATCTGTACTCCCTCTGGTCCTCTGTTGGCTGCTTTGCTGAGGCTTCCATCCGCCTCTTTGCTGCTGAACTGGTTCTGGTGCTGT GTTACCTCCATGACTTGGGCATTATCCATCGAGATGTGAAG ATGGAGAATATCCTTCTGGATGAACAAG GCCATCTGAAACTGACAGATTTTGGTCTGTCTCGCCACCTACCCCAGGGAGCCCGAGCCTATACTATTTGTGGCACTCTTCAGTACATGG CCCCAGAGGTCCTGAGTGGAGGGCCTTACAACCATGCTGCTGATTGGTGGTCCCTGGGtgtcttgcttttctctctggcaACTGGGAAG TTCCCAGTGGCTGCAGAGAGAGATCATGTGGCCATGTTGTCAAGTGTGACCTACTATGATTCTGAGATCCCATCTTCTCTTAACCAGGGGCTCTCACTCCTGCTCCATGAG CTCTTATGCCAGAATCCCCTCCATCGACTACGTTACTTGCATCACTTCCAGGTCCACCCTTTCTTTCGGGGTGTGGCCTTTGACCCAGAGCTCCTCCGGAAGCAGCCAATGAACTTTGTCATGGAGACACAAGCTACTCAGCCCACTCCATCGGAATCCATGCTTTTCAAGGATTTTGACTGTAACCTGGAGTCCTACCTGAACCATCCCAGCCTTGCTTGA
- the RSKR gene encoding ribosomal protein S6 kinase-related protein isoform X4 — protein sequence MGTVSCRQGQHAPVAASHKQGGNIQGAWVRGWKSLWSGVGTTRSGLEELWGLRRHQCLHQEPPELAPLLIEKPLSEWPVPQFVNLFLPEFPIRPLRGHHQLKILGLVAKGSFGTVLKVLDCGQKAVFAVKVGIQVVPKVKVLQRDILRQCKEEVSIQRQIKHPFVHSLGDSWQGKRHLFIMCSYCSTDLYSLWSSVGCFAEASIRLFAAELVLVLCYLHDLGIIHRDVKMENILLDEQGHLKLTDFGLSRHLPQGARAYTICGTLQYMAPEVLSGGPYNHAADWWSLGVLLFSLATGKFPVAAERDHVAMLSSVTYYDSEIPSSLNQGLSLLLHELLCQNPLHRLRYLHHFQVHPFFRGVAFDPELLRKQPMNFVMETQATQPTPSESMLFKDFDCNLESYLNHPSLA from the exons ATGGGAACAGTGAGCTGTCGGCAGGGGCAACATGCCCCGGTGGCTGCTTCTCATAAG CAGGGTGGCAAcatccagggtgcctgggtccGAGGCTGGAAGAGCCTCTGGTCAGGTGTGGGGACTACCAGGTCAGGTCTGGAAGAGTTGTGGGGACTACGGAGACATCAGTGCCTACACCAGGAACCCCCGGAGCTGGCCCCATTGCTAATAGAGAAGCCTCTGTCTGAGTGGCCAGTGCCTCAGTTCGTCAACCTTTTTCTGCCGGAGTTTCCCATTAGGCCCCTGAGGGGGCATCACCAGCTGAAG ATTTTAGGCCTTGTGGCTAAAGGCTCCTTTGGAACAGTCCTCAAAGTGCTAGATTGTGGCCAGAAAGCAGTATTTGCAGTGAAGGTAGGGATCCAG GTGGTGCCCAAGGTAAAGGTCCTACAGAGAGACATCCTGAGGCAATGCAAAGAGGAAGTTAGCATCCAG CGACAGATCAAGCATCCTTTTGTACACAGTTTGGGGGACAGCTGGCAGGGAAAACGGCACCTCTTCATTA TGTGCAGCTACTGCAGTACAGATCTGTACTCCCTCTGGTCCTCTGTTGGCTGCTTTGCTGAGGCTTCCATCCGCCTCTTTGCTGCTGAACTGGTTCTGGTGCTGT GTTACCTCCATGACTTGGGCATTATCCATCGAGATGTGAAG ATGGAGAATATCCTTCTGGATGAACAAG GCCATCTGAAACTGACAGATTTTGGTCTGTCTCGCCACCTACCCCAGGGAGCCCGAGCCTATACTATTTGTGGCACTCTTCAGTACATGG CCCCAGAGGTCCTGAGTGGAGGGCCTTACAACCATGCTGCTGATTGGTGGTCCCTGGGtgtcttgcttttctctctggcaACTGGGAAG TTCCCAGTGGCTGCAGAGAGAGATCATGTGGCCATGTTGTCAAGTGTGACCTACTATGATTCTGAGATCCCATCTTCTCTTAACCAGGGGCTCTCACTCCTGCTCCATGAG CTCTTATGCCAGAATCCCCTCCATCGACTACGTTACTTGCATCACTTCCAGGTCCACCCTTTCTTTCGGGGTGTGGCCTTTGACCCAGAGCTCCTCCGGAAGCAGCCAATGAACTTTGTCATGGAGACACAAGCTACTCAGCCCACTCCATCGGAATCCATGCTTTTCAAGGATTTTGACTGTAACCTGGAGTCCTACCTGAACCATCCCAGCCTTGCTTGA
- the RSKR gene encoding ribosomal protein S6 kinase-related protein isoform X1, producing MGTVSCRQGQHAPVAASHKQGGNIQGAWVRGWKSLWSGVGTTRSGLEELWGLRRHQCLHQEPPELAPLLIEKPLSEWPVPQFVNLFLPEFPIRPLRGHHQLKILGLVAKGSFGTVLKVLDCGQKAVFAVKVGIQVVPKVKVLQRDILRQCKEEVSIQRQIKHPFVHSLGDSWQGKRHLFINFWYFAVCSYCSTDLYSLWSSVGCFAEASIRLFAAELVLVLCYLHDLGIIHRDVKMENILLDEQGHLKLTDFGLSRHLPQGARAYTICGTLQYMAPEVLSGGPYNHAADWWSLGVLLFSLATGKFPVAAERDHVAMLSSVTYYDSEIPSSLNQGLSLLLHELLCQNPLHRLRYLHHFQVHPFFRGVAFDPELLRKQPMNFVMETQATQPTPSESMLFKDFDCNLESYLNHPSLA from the exons ATGGGAACAGTGAGCTGTCGGCAGGGGCAACATGCCCCGGTGGCTGCTTCTCATAAG CAGGGTGGCAAcatccagggtgcctgggtccGAGGCTGGAAGAGCCTCTGGTCAGGTGTGGGGACTACCAGGTCAGGTCTGGAAGAGTTGTGGGGACTACGGAGACATCAGTGCCTACACCAGGAACCCCCGGAGCTGGCCCCATTGCTAATAGAGAAGCCTCTGTCTGAGTGGCCAGTGCCTCAGTTCGTCAACCTTTTTCTGCCGGAGTTTCCCATTAGGCCCCTGAGGGGGCATCACCAGCTGAAG ATTTTAGGCCTTGTGGCTAAAGGCTCCTTTGGAACAGTCCTCAAAGTGCTAGATTGTGGCCAGAAAGCAGTATTTGCAGTGAAGGTAGGGATCCAG GTGGTGCCCAAGGTAAAGGTCCTACAGAGAGACATCCTGAGGCAATGCAAAGAGGAAGTTAGCATCCAG CGACAGATCAAGCATCCTTTTGTACACAGTTTGGGGGACAGCTGGCAGGGAAAACGGCACCTCTTCATTA ACTTCTGGTACTTTGCAGTGTGCAGCTACTGCAGTACAGATCTGTACTCCCTCTGGTCCTCTGTTGGCTGCTTTGCTGAGGCTTCCATCCGCCTCTTTGCTGCTGAACTGGTTCTGGTGCTGT GTTACCTCCATGACTTGGGCATTATCCATCGAGATGTGAAG ATGGAGAATATCCTTCTGGATGAACAAG GCCATCTGAAACTGACAGATTTTGGTCTGTCTCGCCACCTACCCCAGGGAGCCCGAGCCTATACTATTTGTGGCACTCTTCAGTACATGG CCCCAGAGGTCCTGAGTGGAGGGCCTTACAACCATGCTGCTGATTGGTGGTCCCTGGGtgtcttgcttttctctctggcaACTGGGAAG TTCCCAGTGGCTGCAGAGAGAGATCATGTGGCCATGTTGTCAAGTGTGACCTACTATGATTCTGAGATCCCATCTTCTCTTAACCAGGGGCTCTCACTCCTGCTCCATGAG CTCTTATGCCAGAATCCCCTCCATCGACTACGTTACTTGCATCACTTCCAGGTCCACCCTTTCTTTCGGGGTGTGGCCTTTGACCCAGAGCTCCTCCGGAAGCAGCCAATGAACTTTGTCATGGAGACACAAGCTACTCAGCCCACTCCATCGGAATCCATGCTTTTCAAGGATTTTGACTGTAACCTGGAGTCCTACCTGAACCATCCCAGCCTTGCTTGA
- the RSKR gene encoding ribosomal protein S6 kinase-related protein isoform X2 yields MGTVSCRQGQHAPVAASHKGGNIQGAWVRGWKSLWSGVGTTRSGLEELWGLRRHQCLHQEPPELAPLLIEKPLSEWPVPQFVNLFLPEFPIRPLRGHHQLKILGLVAKGSFGTVLKVLDCGQKAVFAVKVGIQVVPKVKVLQRDILRQCKEEVSIQRQIKHPFVHSLGDSWQGKRHLFINFWYFAVCSYCSTDLYSLWSSVGCFAEASIRLFAAELVLVLCYLHDLGIIHRDVKMENILLDEQGHLKLTDFGLSRHLPQGARAYTICGTLQYMAPEVLSGGPYNHAADWWSLGVLLFSLATGKFPVAAERDHVAMLSSVTYYDSEIPSSLNQGLSLLLHELLCQNPLHRLRYLHHFQVHPFFRGVAFDPELLRKQPMNFVMETQATQPTPSESMLFKDFDCNLESYLNHPSLA; encoded by the exons ATGGGAACAGTGAGCTGTCGGCAGGGGCAACATGCCCCGGTGGCTGCTTCTCATAAG GGTGGCAAcatccagggtgcctgggtccGAGGCTGGAAGAGCCTCTGGTCAGGTGTGGGGACTACCAGGTCAGGTCTGGAAGAGTTGTGGGGACTACGGAGACATCAGTGCCTACACCAGGAACCCCCGGAGCTGGCCCCATTGCTAATAGAGAAGCCTCTGTCTGAGTGGCCAGTGCCTCAGTTCGTCAACCTTTTTCTGCCGGAGTTTCCCATTAGGCCCCTGAGGGGGCATCACCAGCTGAAG ATTTTAGGCCTTGTGGCTAAAGGCTCCTTTGGAACAGTCCTCAAAGTGCTAGATTGTGGCCAGAAAGCAGTATTTGCAGTGAAGGTAGGGATCCAG GTGGTGCCCAAGGTAAAGGTCCTACAGAGAGACATCCTGAGGCAATGCAAAGAGGAAGTTAGCATCCAG CGACAGATCAAGCATCCTTTTGTACACAGTTTGGGGGACAGCTGGCAGGGAAAACGGCACCTCTTCATTA ACTTCTGGTACTTTGCAGTGTGCAGCTACTGCAGTACAGATCTGTACTCCCTCTGGTCCTCTGTTGGCTGCTTTGCTGAGGCTTCCATCCGCCTCTTTGCTGCTGAACTGGTTCTGGTGCTGT GTTACCTCCATGACTTGGGCATTATCCATCGAGATGTGAAG ATGGAGAATATCCTTCTGGATGAACAAG GCCATCTGAAACTGACAGATTTTGGTCTGTCTCGCCACCTACCCCAGGGAGCCCGAGCCTATACTATTTGTGGCACTCTTCAGTACATGG CCCCAGAGGTCCTGAGTGGAGGGCCTTACAACCATGCTGCTGATTGGTGGTCCCTGGGtgtcttgcttttctctctggcaACTGGGAAG TTCCCAGTGGCTGCAGAGAGAGATCATGTGGCCATGTTGTCAAGTGTGACCTACTATGATTCTGAGATCCCATCTTCTCTTAACCAGGGGCTCTCACTCCTGCTCCATGAG CTCTTATGCCAGAATCCCCTCCATCGACTACGTTACTTGCATCACTTCCAGGTCCACCCTTTCTTTCGGGGTGTGGCCTTTGACCCAGAGCTCCTCCGGAAGCAGCCAATGAACTTTGTCATGGAGACACAAGCTACTCAGCCCACTCCATCGGAATCCATGCTTTTCAAGGATTTTGACTGTAACCTGGAGTCCTACCTGAACCATCCCAGCCTTGCTTGA